Proteins encoded together in one Salvelinus fontinalis isolate EN_2023a chromosome 6, ASM2944872v1, whole genome shotgun sequence window:
- the LOC129857713 gene encoding LOW QUALITY PROTEIN: complement C3-like (The sequence of the model RefSeq protein was modified relative to this genomic sequence to represent the inferred CDS: inserted 1 base in 1 codon): MWVGKLLCLAALAVALSLPTLSDGAALLVLSAPNLLRVGSNENIFVESQDHAGGPLNVKIMVKNHPTQSKELVSKLVVLDQANNFQAMTQLVIPEGDHFVDDPKQKQYVVLQAQFPDRLLEKVVLVSFQSGYIFIQTDKTIYTPASTVYYRVFSMTPGLEPLTREIFEDKEVTKNKDIAVIVEIMTPENITIFRQIVNPDKGVKSGQYILPDVASFGTWHIVTRFRSTPQKTFSSDFEVKEYVLPSFEVSLTPAKAFFYVDDEDLTVDITARYLYGKEVTGTGYVVFGVITKDNEKNIFPASLQRVEIKEGKGVACLKKEHITQTFHNIHDLVKQSIFVSVSVLTEGGGEMVEAEKRGIQIVTSPYTILFKRMPKYFKPGMPFDVSVYITNPDNSPASGVEIEVTPDNAKGVTGTNGFAKISLNTVASARELAITVKTKDPAILHNRQAEATMKAHPYRTSTGNFLHVDVCSNELKIGDPIKINLNLGPTPIQVHDLTYMFLSRGQLVKVGRFKRQGNTLVTLSVPVSKEMLPSFRIVAYYHVGAADLVADSVWVDIKVSCMGSLKVTSTRPKASYEPRKEFSLTITGDPGAKVGLVAVDKGVYVLNSKHRLTQAKIWDTIEKHDTGCTAGGGADNMGVFYDAGLVFETNTAKGTGIRTDPSCPVSSRRRRAVTISDGITSMASKYNGLAKVCCVDGMKDNTMGYTCDRRAQYIADGDVCVQAFLVCCTEMASKKIESKQDALLLSCSEEDDDDAYMQSEDIVSRRQIPESWMWQDANLPECPAQDKHCESTSVIRNIILKDSITSWQITAISLSKTHGICVADPFEMIVLKEFFIDLKLPYTAVRNEQLEVKAILHNYSEDPITVCVELMENDEVCSSASKKGKYRQEVNMDAMSTRVVSYVIIPMKLGMYSIEVKASVKNSDSNDEVKRDLRVVAEGVLVKKETNVLLNPAKHGGEQTSHIPRGVPRNQVPNSDAYTLISVTGGEQTSVLVEQAISGDSLGSLIVQPVGCGEQNMIYMTLPVIATHYLDTTKKWEDIGLDRRNTAIKYIKIGYQRELAYRKEDGSYAAWVHRQSSTWLTAYVVKVFAMSSTLISVQDNVLCTAVKWLILNTQQPDGIFNEFAPVIHAEMTGNVMELDNYASMTAFVLIAVQEASSLCEQSVNSLPGSMAKAVAYLEQRLPHLTNPYVVAMISYALANAGKLNKETLLKFASPQLDHWPVPGGYQYTLEATSYALLALVKVKAFEEAGPIVRWLNKQKTVGGGYGSTQSTIMVFQAVAEYWSHVKDLKDFDLSINLEVPGRASVTRWYINNKNQFHTRTEKVKSIDKDLTVKASGSGEATLSVVRLYYALPEEKDSDCESFDLSVNLTKMDKTSHEDAKESFMLTIEVLYRNSERDATMSILDIGLLTGFIVDTDDLKRLSTGRERYIGKFEMYKVLSERGSLILYLDKVSHKLEDRISFKIHRVQEVGVLQPAAVSVYEYYNQKHCEKFYHPQREGGTLSRLSLGDVCTCAEESCSMQKKDEPDVNRNXYRGVLGEQTWIEYWPSQQECTSRNYREVCLGIDEFINQITTFGCPV; encoded by the exons ATGTGGGTCGGCAAGTTGCTGTGTCTGGCCGCTCTGGCTGTAGCCCTCTCCTTACCTACCTTATCTGATGGAGCTGCACTACTAGTGTTGTCagctcctaacctgctgcgtgtGGGCAGTAATGAGAACATCTTTGTGGAGTCTCAGGACCATGCAGGAGGTCCCCTGAATGTTAAGATCATGGTGAAGAACCACCCTACGCAGAGCAAAGAGCTAGTCTCTAAATTAGTGGTTCTGGATCAAGCGAACAACTTCCAGGCTATGACACAACTGGTCATCCCAGAGGGGGACCACTTTGTGGATGACCCCAAGCAGAAGCAGTATGTGGTCCTCCAGGCCCAGTTCCCTGACCGCCTCCTGGAGAAGGTTGTCCTGGTCTCCTTCCAGTCTGGATACATCTTTATCCAGACTGACAAGACCATTTACACTCCGGCCAGCACCGTCTACTACAGAGTGTTCTCTATGACTCCTGGCCTGGAGCCTCTGACCAGGGAGATATTTGAGGACAAGGAGGTCACCAAGAACAAAGATATCGCAGTCATTGTGGAGATCATGACTCCTGAAAACATCACCATCTTCAGGCAGATCGTCAACCCAGACAAGGGAGTCAAATCTGGACAGTACATCCTCCCTGACGTTGCCAGTTTCGGGACATGGCATATAGTCACGAGGTTCCGGAGCACTCCTCAAAAGACCTTCTCATCTGACTTTGAGGTCAAGGAGTATGTTCTGCCCAGCTTCGAGGTTAGTCTGACCCCAGCTAAAGCCTTCTTCTACGTTGACGACGAAGACCTGACTGTTGACATCACTGCCAGGTATCTATACGGTAAGGAAGTGACAGGGACAGGCTATGTGGTGTTTGGTGTCATCACAAAAGATAACGAGAAAAATATCTTCCCTGCCTCTCTGCAGAGAGTAGAGATCAAAGAAGGTAAAGGAGTGGCTTGTCTGAAAAAGGAACACATCACACAGACTTTCCACAACATCCATGATCTGGTCAAACAGTCCATCTTCGTATCAGTCAGCGTgttaacagagggtgggggtgaAATGGTAgaggcagagaagagagggatccaGATTGTCACTTCGCCATACACCATCCTCTTCAAGAGAATGCCCAAATACTTCAAACCTGGCATGCCCTTCGACGTCTCTGTTTACATTACGAATCCCGACAACTCTCCAGCAAGTGGAGTGGAGATTGAGGTGACTCCAGATAATGCTAAAGGGGTGACCGGGACCAACGGTTTTGCTAAAATATCACTTAACACCGTGGCATCAGCCAGAGAGCTGGCAATCACTGTGAAGACCAAGGACCCAGCGATCCTCCACAACAGACAGGCGGAGGCCACCATGAAGGCTCACCCCTACAGAACTTCCACCGGGAACTTTCTCCATGTTGATGTTTGTTCTAATGAGTTGAAGATTGGAGACCCCATTAAGATCAATCTGAACCTGGGACCCACCCCCATACAAGTCCATGACCTTACATACATGTTCCTGAGTAGAGGTCAGCTGGTGAAAGTGGGCCGATTCAAAAGACAGGGCAAcacactggtgacactgtcagtgccTGTCTCCAAGGAGATGCTTCCGTCGTTCCGCATTGTAGCGTACTACCATGTGGGAGCAGCTGACCTGGTGGCAGACTCTGTCTGGGTTGACATCAAGGTCTCCTGCATGGGCTCGCTGAAAGTGACATCGACCAGGCCCAAGGCATCCTATGAGCCTCGTAAGGAGTTCAGTCTGACCATCACTGGAGACCCGGGAGCTAAAGTAGGACTGGTGGCTGTAGACAAGGGAGTCTACGTTCTCAACAGCAAACACCGTCTCACACAGGCCAAGATCTGGGACACCATAGAGAAGCATGATACAGGCTGTACAGCTGGAGGGGGAGCAGACAATATGGGGGTGTTCTACGATGCTGGTCTGGTATTTGAGACCAACACTGCTAAAGGGACTGGGATCAGAACAGACCCCAGCTGTCCTGTTAGTTCTAGGCGGAGACGAGCAGTGACCATCAGTGACGGCATCACTAGTATGGCCAGTAAGTACAATGGTCTGGCCAAGGTGTGTTGTGTGGACGGGATGAAGGACAACACCATGGGATATACCTGTGACAGACGGGCCCAGTACATCGCAGATGGGGACGTCTGCGTCCAAGCCTTCCTTGTCTGCTGCACTGAGATGGCCTCCAAGAAGATAGAATCCAAACAGGATGCACTGCTGCTCTCATGCagtgaggaggatgatgatgatgcgtACATGCAGTCTGAAGACATTGTGTCTCGTCGTCAGATCCCTGAGAGCTGGATGTGGCAGGACGCCAATCTTCCTGAATGCCCTGCCCAAGACAAGCACTGCGAGTCCACATCTGTAATAAGGAACATCATCCTAAAGGATTCCATCACCAGCTGGCAAATAACAGCCATCAGCCTGTCTAAAACTCATGGCATCTGTGTGGCAGATCCGTTTGAGATGATAGTTCTAAAGGAGTTCTTCATCGACCTCAAGCTGCCCTACACAGCCGTCCGCAACGAACAGCTGGAGGTCAAAGCAATCCTCCACAACTACAGCGAAGACcccatcactgtgtgtgtggagCTGATGGAGAATGACGAGGTGTGCAGCTCGGCAAGCAAGAAGGGTAAGTACAGGCAAGAAGTGAACATGGACGCCATGTCCACCCGGGTTGTCTCCTATGTCATCATCCCTATGAAGCTGGGAATGTACTCCATTGAGGTCAAGGCATCTGTGAAAAACTCTGACAGCAATGACGAGGTGAAGAGGGATCTGCGCGTTGTGGCTGAGGGAGTGCTGGTCAAGAAGGAAACCAACGTACTCCTGAACCCGGCTAAACATGGTGGTGAGCAGACGTCACACATACCCAGGGGAGTCCCCCGAAACCAGGTGCCAAACTCTGATGCTTACACACTGATCAGTGTGACAGGTGGAGAGCAGACCAGTGTGCTGGTGGAGCAGGCCATCAGTGGAGACTCTCTGGGCAGTCTGATAGTTCAGCCAGTTGGGTGTGGGGAACAGAACATGATCTACATGACCCTGCCTGTCATTGCTACACACTACCTAGACACCACCAAAAAGTGGGAGGATATTGGCCTGGACAGACGGAACACAGCCATCAAGTACATCAAAATTGGTTACCAACGTGAGCTGGCCTACCGTAAAGAAGATGGCTCCTACGCTGCCTGGGTCCACAGACAGAGCAGCACCTGGCTGACAGCATACGTGGTGAAGGTGTTTGCCATGTCCAGTACATTGATCAGTGTTCAGGATAACGTGCTTTGTACTGCTGTCAAGTGGCTGATCCTGAACACACAACAGCCAGATGGAATCTTCAATGAGTTTGCTCCTGTCATTCACGCAGAGATGACGGGTAACGTGATGGAATTGGACAATTACGCCTCCATGACAGCTTTTGTTCTCATCGCCGTGCAGGAAGCAAGCTCACTGTGTGAGCAGTCTGTCAACAGCCTACCAGGCAGTATGGCTAAAGCAGTAGCGTACCTCGAGCAGCGTCTGCCCCACCTGACGAACCCCTATGTTGTAGCTATGATCTCCTATGCCCTGGCCAATGCAGGGAAACTCAACAAGGAGACCCTATTGAAGTTCGCCTCTCCACAGCTGGACCACTGGCCAGTCCCTGGTGGTTACCAGTACACGCTGGAGGCCACGTCGTATGCCCTGCTTGCCCTGGTCAAGGTGAAGGCCTTCGAAGAGGCCGGCCCCATAGTCAGGTGGCTCAACAAGCAGAAGACGGTGGGAGGGGGATATGGATCCACACAGTCCACCATCATGGTGTTCCAGGCTGTGGCTGAATATTGGAGCCACGTGAAGGACCTGAAAGACTTTGACTTGAGCATCAACCTAGAGGTACCCGGCAGGGCATCAGTCACCAGGTGGTACATCAACAACAAGAACCAGTTCCACACTCGTACAGAAAAGGTCAAGTCCATAGACAAGGACTTGACTGTAAAAGCCTCAGGAAGTGGTGAGGCGACCTTGTCGGTGGTGAGACTGTACTATGCCTTGCCAGAGGAAAAGGACAGTGACTGTGAAAGCTTTGACCTCTCTGTCAACCTCACTAAAATGGACAAAACAAGCCACGAGGACGCCAAAGAGTCATTTATGCTCACTATTGAGGTGTTGTATCGTAACTCAGAGAGAGATGCGACCATGTCTATTCTGGACATCGGCTTGCTGACCGGCTTCATTGTAGACACAGATGATCTGAAAAGGTTGTCCACGGGGAGGGAGCGCTACATAGGGAAGTTTGAGATGTACAAAGTTCTATCTGAAAGAGGATCACTCATCCTATATCTGGACAAGGTATCTCATAAGTTAGAAGACAGAATTTCCTTTAAGATCCACAGAGTACAGGAAGTGGGAGTTCTACAGCCAGCTGCCGTCTCTGTATATGAATACTACAACCAGAAGCACTGTGAGAAGTTCTACCACCCGCAGAGGGAGGGTGGTACTCTGAGCAGACTGTCTCTTGGAGACGTGTGCACGTGTGCGGAAGAGAGCTGCAGTATGCAGAAGAAAGATGAGCCAGATGTCAACCGCA ACTACCGTGGTGTCCTAGGAGAACAGACATGGATAGAGTACTGGCCCTCACAACAAGAATGCACATCCAGAAACTACAGAGAAGTCTGTCTGGGCATTGATGAGTTCATCAACCAGATCACAACCTTCGGCTGCCCTGTTTAG
- the LOC129857714 gene encoding complement C3: MWVGKLLCLAALAVALSLPTLSDAAALQVLSAPNLLRVGSNENIFVESQDYAGGPLNVKIMVKNHPTQSKELVSKLVVLDQANNFQAMTQLVIPEGDHFVDDPKQKQYVVLQAQFPDRLLEKVVLVSFQSGYIFIQTDKTIYTPASTVYYRVFSMTPGLEPLTREIFEDKEVAKNKEIAVSVEIMTPENITIFREIVNPDKGVKSGQFKLPDIVSFGTWHVVTRFQSTPQKTFSSDFEVKEYVLPSFEVSLNPAKAFFYVDDKDLTVDITARYLYGKEVTGTGYVVFGVITTENEKKSFPTSLQRVEIKEGKGVACLKKEHITQTFDKIHDLVKQSIFVSVSVLTEGGGEMVEAEKRGIQIVTSPYTILFKRTPKYFKPGMPFDVSVYITNPDNSPASGVEIEVTPDNAKGVTRANGFAKISLNTVKSATELAITVKTKDPAILPNRQAEATMKALPYRTSTGNFLHVGVDSNELKIGDPIKINLNLGPTPIQIHDLTYMFLSRGQLVKVGRFKRQGNALVTLSVPVSKEMLPSFRIVAYYHVGAADLVADSVWVDIKVSCMGSLKVTSTRPKASYEPRKAFSLTITGDPGAKVGLVAVDKGVYVLNSKHRLTQAKIWDTIEKHDTGCTAGGGADNMGVFYDAGLIFETNTAKGTGIRTDPSCPVSSRRRRAVTISDVITSMASKYNGLAKECCVAGMKDNTMGYTCDRRAQYITDGDVCVQAFLVCCTEMASKKIESKQDALLLSRSEEDDDDAYMRSEDIVSRSQFPESWMWEDANLPECPDKEKHCESTSLLRNNFLKDSITTWEITAISLSKTHGICVADPFEMIVLKEFFIDLKLPYSAVRNEQLEVKAILHNYSEDPIIVRVELMENGEVCSSASKKGKYRQEVNMDAMSTRVVPYVIIPMKLGMHSIEVKASVKNSGSNDGVKRDLRVVAEGVLVKKETNVLLNPAKHGGEQTSHIPSGVPRNRVPNSDADTLISVTAGEQTSVLVEQAISGDSLGSLIVQPVGCGEQNMIYMTLPVIATHYLDNTKKWEDIGLDKRNTAIKYINIGYQRELAYRKEDGSYAAWVSRQSSTWLTAYVVKVFAMSSTLISVQDNVLCTAVKWLILNTQQPDGIFNEFAPVIHAEMTGNVRGSDNDASMTAFVLIAMQEASLLCEESVNSLPGSMAKAVAYLEKRLPHLTNPYAVAMTSYALANAGKRYKETLLKFASPQLDHWPVPGGYQYTLEATSYALLALVKGKAFEEAGPIVRWLNKQKKVGGGYGSTQSTIMVFQAVAEYWSHVKDLKDFDLNINLEVAGRASVTKWSINNKNQFHTRTDKVKSIDKDLTVKALGNGEATLSVVTLYYALPEEKASDCESFDLSVTLTKMDKTSHEDAKESFMLTIEVLYRNSERDATMSILDIGLLTGFIVDTDDLKRLSTGRERYIEKFEMDKVLSERGSLILYLDKVSHKLEDRISFKIHRVQEVGVLQPAAVSVYEYYNQKHCVKFYHPQREGGTLSRLCIGDVCTCAEESCSMQKKGEPDVNRIDKACGAGLDYVYKATVVDSKLTTHTDTYTMKIDLVIKPGTDEGVEGKNRDFMGLSYCREALGLMQGKTYMIMGKSEDLHKVKDEGPLEYKYVLGEQTWIEYWPSQQECTSRNYREVCLGIDEFINQITTFGCPV, encoded by the coding sequence ATGTGGGTCGGCAAGTTGCTGTGTCTGGCCGCTCTGGCTGTAGCCCTCTCCTTACCTACCTTATCTGATGCAGCTGCACTACAAGTGTTGTCagctcctaacctgctgcgtgtGGGCAGTAATGAGAACATCTTTGTGGAATCTCAGGACTATGCAGGAGGTCCCCTGAATGTTAAGATCATGGTGAAGAACCACCCTACGCAAAGCAAAGAGCTAGTCTCTAAATTAGTGGTTCTGGATCAAGCGAACAACTTCCAGGCTATGACACAACTGGTCATCCCAGAGGGGGACCACTTTGTGGATGACCCCAAGCAGAAGCAGTATGTGGTCCTGCAGGCCCAGTTCCCTGACCGCCTCCTGGAGAAGGTTGTCCTGGTCTCCTTCCAGTCTGGATACATCTTCATCCAGACTGACAAGACCATTTACACTCCGGCCAGCACCGTCTACTACAGAGTGTTCTCTATGACTCCTGGCCTGGAGCCTCTGACCAGGGAGATATTTGAGGACAAGGAGGTCGCCAAGAACAAAGAGATCGCAGTCTCTGTGGAGATCATGACTCCTGAAAACATCACCATCTTCAGGGAGATCGTCAACCCAGACAAGGGAGTCAAATCTGGACAGTTCAAACTCCCTGACATTGTCAGTTTCGGGACCTGGCATGTAGTCACGAGGTTCCAGAGCACTCCTCAAAAGACCTTCTCATCTGACTTTGAGGTCAAGGAGTATGTTCTGCCCAGCTTCGAGGTTAGTCTGAACCCAGCTAAAGCCTTCTTCTACGTTGACGACAAAGACCTGACTGTTGACATCACTGCCAGGTATCTATACGGTAAGGAAGTGACAGGGACAGGCTATGTGGTGTTTGGTGTCATCACAACAGAAAACGAGAAAAAGAGTTTCCCTACCTCTCTGCAGAGAGTAGAGATCAAAGAAGGTAAAGGAGTGGCTTGTCTGAAAAAGGAACACATCACACAGACTTTCGACAAAATCCATGATCTGGTCAAACAGTCCATCTTCGTATCAGTCAGCGTGTTAACAGAGGGTGGGGGCGAAATGGTAgaggcagagaagagagggatccaGATTGTCACTTCGCCATACACCATCCTCTTCAAGAGAACGCCCAAATACTTCAAACCTGGCATGCCCTTCGACGTCTCTGTTTACATTACGAATCCCGACAACTCTCCAGCAAGTGGAGTGGAGATTGAGGTGACTCCAGATAATGCTAAAGGGGTGACCAGGGCCAACGGTTTTGCCAAAATATCACTTAACACCGTGAAATCAGCCACAGAGCTGGCAATCACTGTGAAGACCAAGGACCCGGCGATCCTCCCCAACAGACAGGCAGAGGCCACCATGAAGGCTCTCCCCTACAGAACTTCTACCGGGAACTTTCTCCATGTCGGGGTTGACTCTAATGAGCTGAAGATAGGAGACCCCATTAAGATCAATCTGAACCTGGGACCCACCCCCATACAAATCCATGACCTTACATACATGTTCCTGAGTAGAGGTCAGCTGGTGAAAGTGGGCCGATTCAAAAGACAGGGCAAcgcgctggtgacactgtcagtgccTGTCTCCAAGGAGATGCTTCCGTCGTTCCGCATCGTAGCGTACTACCATGTGGGAGCAGCTGACTTGGTGGCAGACTCTGTCTGGGTTGACATCAAGGTCTCCTGCATGGGCTCACTGAAAGTGACATCGACCAGGCCCAAGGCATCCTATGAGCCTCGTAAGGCTTTCAGTCTGACCATCACTGGAGACCCGGGAGCTAAAGTAGGACTGGTGGCTGTAGACAAGGGAGTCTACGTTCTCAACAGCAAACACCGTCTCACACAGGCCAAGATCTGGGACACCATAGAGAAGCATGATACAGGCTGTACAGCTGGAGGAGGAGCAGACAATATGGGGGTGTTCTACGATGCTGGTCTGATATTTGAGACCAACACTGCTAAAGGGACTGGGATCAGAACAGACCCCAGCTGTCCTGTTAGTTCTAGGCGGAGACGAGCAGTGACCATCAGTGACGTCATCACTAGTATGGCCAGTAAGTACAATGGTCTGGCCAAGGAGTGTTGTGTGGCCGGGATGAAGGACAACACCATGGGATATACCTGTGACAGAcgggcccagtacatcacagatGGGGACGTCTGCGTCCAAGCCTTCCTTGTCTGCTGCACTGAGATGGCCTCCAAGAAGATAGAATCCAAACAGGATGCACTGCTGCTCTCACGCagtgaggaggatgatgatgatgcgtACATGCGGTCTGAAGACATTGTGTCTCGTAGTCAGTTCCCTGAGAGCTGGATGTGGGAGGACGCCAATCTTCCTGAATGCCCTGACAAAGAAAAGCATTGTGAGTCCACATCTTTACTTAGGAACAACTTCCTAAAGGATTCCATCACCACCTGGGAAATAACAGCCATCAGCCTGTCTAAAACTCATGGCATCTGTGTGGCAGATCCGTTTGAGATGATAGTTCTAAAGGAGTTCTTCATCGACCTCAAGCTGCCCTACTCAGCCGTCCGCAATGAACAGCTGGAGGTCAAAGCAATCCTCCACAACTACAGCGAAGACCCCATCATTGTGCGTGTGGAGCTGATGGAGAACGGTGAGGTGTGCAGCTCAGCAAGCAAGAAGGGTAAGTACAGACAAGAAGTGAACATGGACGCCATGTCCACCCGGGTTGTCCCCTATGTCATCATCCCTATGAAGCTGGGCATGCACTCCATTGAGGTCAAGGCATCTGTGAAAAACTCTGGCAGCAATGACGGGGTGAAGAGGGATCTGCGCGTTGTGGCTGAGGGAGTGCTGGTCAAGAAGGAAACCAACGTACTCCTGAACCCGGCTAAACATGGTGGTGAGCAGACGTCACACATACCCAGTGGAGTGCCCCGAAACCGGGTGCCAAACTCTGATGCTGACACACTGATCAGTGTGACAGCTGGAGAGCAGACCAGTGTGCTGGTGGAGCAGGCCATCAGTGGAGACTCTCTGGGCAGTCTGATAGTTCAGCCAGTCGGGTGTGGGGAACAGAACATGATCTACATGACCCTGCCTGTCATTGCTACACACTACTTGGACAACACCAAAAAGTGGGAGGATATTGGCCTGGACAAACGGAACACAGCCATCAAGTACATCAATATTGGTTACCAACGTGAGCTGGCCTACCGTAAAGAAGATGGCTCCTACGCTGCCTGGGTCAGCAGACAGAGCAGCACCTGGCTGACAGCATACGTGGTGAAGGTGTTTGCCATGTCCAGTACATTGATCAGTGTTCAGGATAACGTGCTTTGTACTGCTGTCAAGTGGCTGATCCTGAACACACAACAGCCAGATGGAATCTTCAATGAGTTTGCTCCTGTCATTCACGCAGAGATGACGGGCAACGTGAGGGGATCGGACAATGACGCCTCCATGACAGCTTTTGTTCTCATCGCCATGCAGGAAGCAAGCTTACTGTGTGAGGAGTCTGTCAACAGCCTACCAGGCAGTATGGCTAAGGCAGTAGCGTACCTCGAAAAGCGTCTGCCCCACCTGACTAACCCTTATGCTGTAGCTATGACCTCCTATGCTCTGGCCAATGCAGGGAAACGGTACAAGGAGACCCTACTGAAGTTCGCCTCTCCACAGCTGGACCACTGGCCAGTCCCTGGTGGTTACCAGTACACGTTGGAGGCCACGTCGTACGCCCTGCTTGCCCTGGTCAAGGGGAAGGCCTTCGAAGAGGCCGGCCCCATAGTCAGGTGGCTCAACAAGCAGAAGAAGGTGGGAGGGGGATATGGATCCACACAGTCCACCATCATGGTGTTCCAGGCTGTGGCTGAGTATTGGAGCCACGTGAAGGACCTGAAAGACTTTGACTTGAACATCAACCTAGAGGTGGCAGGCAGGGCATCAGTCACCAAGTGGTCCATCAACAACAAGAACCAGTTCCACACTCGTACAGACAAGGTCAAGTCCATAGACAAGGACTTGACTGTAAAAGCCTTAGGAAATGGTGAGGCGACCTTGTCGGTGGTGACACTCTACTATGCCCTGCCAGAGGAAAAGGCCAGTGACTGTGAAAGCTTTGACCTCTCTGTCACCCTCACTAAGATGGACAAAACAAGCCACGAGGACGCCAAGGAGTCATTTATGCTCACTATTGAGGTGTTGTATCGGAACTCAGAGAGAGATGCGACCATGTCTATTCTGGACATCGGCTTGCTGACCGGCTTCATTGTAGACACAGATGATCTGAAAAGGTTGTCCACGGGGAGGGAGCGCTACATAGAGAAGTTTGAGATGGACAAAGTTCTATCTGAAAGAGGATCTCTCATCCTATATCTGGACAAGGTGTCCCATAAGTTAGAAGACAGAATATCCTTTAAGATCCACAGAGTACAGGAAGTGGGAGTTCTACAGCCAGCTGCCGTCTCTGTATATGAATACTACAACCAGAAGCACTGTGTGAAGTTCTACCACCCGCAGAGGGAGGGTGGTACTCTGAGCAGACTGTGTATTGGAGACGTGTGCACGTGTGCGGAAGAGAGCTGCAGTATGCAGAAGAAAGGCGAGCCAGATGTCAACCGCATAGACAAAGCCTGCGGCGCGGGACTGGATTACGTTTACAAAGCTACGGTGGTGGACTCGAAGTTGACGACACACACAGATACTTACACCATGAAGATCGATTTGGTCATCAAGCCAGGTACTGACGAGGGAGTGGAGGGGAAGAATCGTGACTTCATGGGACTGTCTTACTGTAGAGAAGCTCTGGGTCTAATGCAGGGGAAAACATACATGATTATGGGGAAGTCTGAAGACCTGCACAAAGTGAAGGATGAAGGACCGTTGGAGTACAAGTATGTCCTAGGTGAACAGACATGGATAGAGTACTGGCCCTCACAACAAGAGTGCACATCCAGAAACTACAGAGAAGTCTGTCTGGGCATTGATGAGTTCATCAACCAGATCACAACCTTCGGCTGCCCTGTTTAG